The following proteins are co-located in the Cryptococcus neoformans var. grubii H99 chromosome 1, complete sequence genome:
- a CDS encoding tRNA threonylcarbamoyladenosine biosynthesis protein: protein MRQSPLHRPSRPLLALGIEGSANKLGCGIISHSPSPKGGPTLVTVLSNVRHTYITPPGEGFLPSDTARHHREWVVRVIEEAVRKAGVRVGDLDCIAFTKGPGMGTPLQVGALVARTLSLLHNIPLVGVNHCVGHIEMGRQITSSHNPIVLYVSGGNTQVIAYSQQRYRIFGETLDIAIGNCLDRFARAIGLRNDPSPGYNIEKEAKKGKRLVQLPYGTKGMDVSLAGILHSVEAYTKDKRYRSWDQINDVEEDIITPYDLCFSLQETTFAMLVEITERAMAHVGAKDVLIVGGVGCNLRLQEMMGIMAKERGGRVFATDESFCIDNGIMIAQAGLLAFRMGHTMPLEKTGVTQRYRTDAVHVAWRA, encoded by the exons ATGAGACAATCACCACTTCACAGACCAT CCCGccctctcctcgctctcgGTATAGAAGGCTCAGCAAATAAACTCGGATGCGGCATCATATCacattctccttcacccAAAGGTGGACCTACTTTAGTCACAGTACTCTCAAACGTTCGACACACGTACATTACTCCTCCCGGCGAAGGTTTCCTGCCATCAGATACCGCCAGACATCATAGAGAATGGGTTGTCAGAGTTATTGAAGAGGCTGTTCGAAAGGCGGGCGTCAGGGTGGGCGATCTCGATTGCATTGCCTTTACCAAAG GTCCGGGCATGGGTACGCCCCTCCAAGTGGGAGCGCTCGTCGCCCGTACGTTATCTTTACTTCACAACATCCCCCTCGTCGGCGTCAATCACTGTGTTGGCC ACATTGAAATGGGTCGCCAAATAACGTCTTCTCATAACCCCATCGTTTTATATGTCTCGGGCGGCAACACCCAAGTCATCGCGTACTCTCAGCAACGCTATCGCATCTTCGGCGAGACATTAGATATAGCTATCGGAAACTGTCTAGATCGCTTTGCCAGAGCTATCGGCCTGAGGAACGATCCGAGCCCTGGGTATAACATTGAAAAAGAGGCAAAAAA GGGCAAGCGTCTAGTCCAGCTTCCTTACGGTACGAAGGGCATGGATGTATCTTTAGCAGGTATCTTACACTCCGTTGAGGCCTATACGAAGGACAAACGCTACCGCTCTTGGGATCAAATCAACgatgtcgaagaagatatAATTACGCCATATGATCTTTGTTTTTCACTGCAAGAGACCACTTTTGCGATGCTGGTGGAGATAACTGAAAGAGCAATGGCTCATGTGGGAGCGAAAGATGTCTTGATTGTTGGCGGTGTTGGTT GTAATTTGAGATTAcaggagatgatgggtaTCATGGCCAAAGAAAGGGGAGGACGCGTGTTTGCAACTGACGAGAG TTTCTGTATCGATAACGGAATAATGATTGCCCAAGCAGGATTACTCGCTTTCAGAATGGGTCATACGATGCCATTAGAAAAGACGGGCGTTACTCAACGATATAGGACCGACGCCGTCCATGTGGCTTGGCGAGCGTGA
- a CDS encoding lysophospholipid acyltransferase has product MFWDPLFTELSDIVGAPTDQLKLIFSLLVAFPLGSIFVRLPSAHPNVAHLFSITISTIFLVLLLGLGGGMLHMLFSSLGTYAIVNGMKGKNMPWVVFAFVMGHLLFNHIKRSVLGLPASTIEITGSQMVLVMKLSTFAWNIHDGKRKEEELDTNQLATRLTQIPSVVAFLGYCFFFPSVLVGPSFDYATYDALIHKRLYSSPPAGSSPEQAKATKSRIPYGRKRVAYLHLAIGLFFLGVYALYGDKYSYENVLSPIWTGWGWTRKFGFVQLAGLLARTKYYAVWSLSEGACILTGIGFNGYDPKTGRTLWNRVRNINIKGIETAESFKILFDSWNCRTNVWLRDVVYKRVTKKGKKPGFKESMATFLTSAFWHGISPGYYLAFFMGGLVTSLGRQFRRYVRPYFLPLSGTAQTGLPKRIYDLIGWISVQSTLNYLVAPFLLLDFKNSIDAWNRMYWYGHAAVIISMCFMSFGGRKALKRGLDKRKPRITPSVKVSPPSPPVDSTPPPPPEDEMDSTDLRWVKHALDNPEYQDSGESVAMGVAIRDHGFLDKWIEGEETPGATPGGTPKNEKDDPLRK; this is encoded by the exons ATGTTCTGGGACCCTCTATTCACAGAACTTTCCGACATAGTCGGAGCTCCCACAGACCAACTCAAG CTCATATTTTCCCTCCTCGTCGCATTTCCACTCGGCTCCATTTTCGTCCGTTTACCTTCAGCCCATCCCAATGTCGCacatcttttctccatcaCTATCTCTACTATCTTCCTTGTGCTCCTCTTGGGACTAGGCGGGGGAATGCTACATATGCTCTTCAGCTCGCTAGGGACCTACGCCATCGTGAACGGCATGAAGGGCAAGAACATGCCGTGGGTTGTGTTTGC ATTTGTTATGGGGCACTTGTTGTTCAA CCACATAAAGCGATCTGTTTTAGGACTCCCCGCCTCCACGATCGAAATCACAGGCAGTCAAATGGTGCTTGTAATGAAGCTCTCAACATTTGCATGGAACATACatgatggaaagagaaaagaagag GAGCTTGATACCAATCAATTGGCGACGAGGCTTACGCAAATTCCCAGCGTGGTTGCTTTCCTGGGTTATTG ctttttcttcccttctgTCCTTGTCGGGCCCTCCTTCGATTACGCCACGTACGACGCCCTGATTCACAAACGACTCTACAGTAGCCCACCTGCTGGCTCCTCTCCAGAACAGGCAAAAGCCACCAAGAGCCGAATCCCATATGGTCGTAAGAGAGTGGCGTATCTTCATCTCGCGATTGGTTTGTTCTTTCTGGGAGTTTATGCCCTGTACGGCGATAAGTACAGTTATGAGAATGTCTTGAGTCCCATCTGGACTGGCTGGGGATGGACAAGGAAATTCGGTTTCGTTCAGCTTGCAGGGCTGCTTGCCAGAACAAAGTACTATGCAGTTTGGAGCTTGTCAGAG GGTGCCTGTATCCTCACAGGCATTGGCTTCAACGGTTATGACCCCAAGACTGGGAGAACCTTATGGAACAGGGTGCGCAATATCAATATCAAAGGAATTGAGACCGCAGAGAGCTTCAAAATACTCTTTGACAGCTGGAATTGCCGCACCAAC GTTTGGCTTAGAGATGTAGTTTACAAGCGAGTTacgaagaaaggaaagaaaccAGGGTTCAAAGAAAGCATGGCAACTTTCTTGACCTCTGCATTCTGG CACGGCATCAGTCCGGGCTACTACC TGGCCTTTTTTATGGGCGGCCTCGTGACCTCTCTTGGCCGTCAATTTCGTCGTTATGTCCGCCCAtatttccttcctctctccgGAACAGCGCAAACTGGTCTTCCAAAACGGATATACGACCTCATTGGCTGGATTTCGGTGCAATCCACACTCAATTACCTGGTAGCGCCATTTCTTTTGCTCGATTTCAAAAATTCCATCGACGCTTGGAACAGAATGTACTGGTACGGCCATGCCGCagtcatcatctccatgTGTTTCATGTCGTTCGGTGGGCGTAAAGCTCTGAAACGAGGTCTAGACAAGCGCAAGCCCCGAATCACACCTAGTGTCAAGGTCTCGCCACCCTCACCGCCCGTTGACAGTacaccacctccaccacccgAGGACGAGATGGACAGTACAGACCTTCGATGGGTGAAACATGCTCTGGACAATCCAGAGTACCAGGATTCAGGCGAATCCGTCGCTATGGGAGTGGCGATTCGTGACCATGGTTTCCTGGACAAGTGGATTGAGGGCGAGGAGACGCCGGGTGCGACACCTGGTGGAACTCCGAAGAATGAGAAAGACGATCCTCTGCGAAAGTGA